In a genomic window of Quercus lobata isolate SW786 chromosome 4, ValleyOak3.0 Primary Assembly, whole genome shotgun sequence:
- the LOC115984664 gene encoding uncharacterized protein LOC115984664, producing MNTENESEKSSAEIAAALLWKYVTRLEKVSVGGGNVSFKCNYCEKTFKGSYSRVKAHLLKLPKFGIQVCAKVGDEYHDEIQKLEDAFEESSRRLKKPKLVSLPTDSPTSLNLGYSLITRTFYSAGLPFHFAKNPYWIEMIKFAANNNLVGYIPPGYNKLRTTLLQKERAHIEKLLRSIKDTWKEKSLSIVSDGWTDVQKRPLINFMATSQKGPPFIKSIDGTKEYKDKHFITDLLLKVIGEVGHQHVVQIITDNASVMKAAGSIVEAEYSHIFWSPCVVHTLNLALKNICAPKYSL from the exons ATGAATACTGAAAATGAAAGTGAGAAATCATCAgctgagatagctgctgctcTTCTATGGAAATATGTTACTAGGTTAGAAAAAGTAAGTGTTGGTGGTGGGAATGTTTCTTTCAAATgtaattattgtgaaaaaactTTCAAGGGGTCTTATTCAAGGGTGAAGGCACACTTGTTAaaacttcctaagtttggaataCAAGTATGTGCCAAGGTTGGAGATGAGTATCATGATGAAATACAGAAATTAGAAGATGCATTTGAGGAATCTTCGCGTAGATTGAAGAAGCCTAAGCTAGTGTCTTTACCAACTGATTCTCCTACTAGTCTTAATTTGGGCT ATTCTCTTATTACTAGGACATTTTATTCTGCTGGTTTACCCTTTCACTTTGCTAAGAACCCGTATTGGATTgagatgatcaagtttgcaGCTAATAATAATTTAGTGGGCTATATTCCTCCGGGTTACAATAAATTAAGAACAACTTTGTTGCAAAAAGAGAGAGCACATATTGAGAAGTTGTTGAGGTCAATTAAAGACACttggaaagaaaaaagtttaagCATTGTAAGTGATGGATGGACAGATGTACAAAAAAGGCCACTTATCAATTTTATGGCTACATCACAGAAAGGGCCACCTTTTATCAAATCCATTGATGGTACCAAAGAGTACAAAGACAAGCACTTCATTACTGACTTGCTTCTAAAGGTCATTGGTGAGGTTGGGCATCAACATGTTGTCCAAATTATTACTGATAATGCGTCTGTCATGAAGGCTGCAGGATCTATTGTTGAAGCTGAATATTCTCATATATTTTGGTCACCTTGTGTTGTGCATACCCTCAATTTGGCTTTGAAGAATATATGTGCACCTAAGTACTCTTTGTAG